The Leguminivora glycinivorella isolate SPB_JAAS2020 chromosome 4, LegGlyc_1.1, whole genome shotgun sequence genome segment ATGACGTTAAGTGACATAAATAATCCTCATGACAATTCGTATTTCACGCCACATCATGGCGTGTTGCGTGAGCAGAGCACCACGACGAAGCTTAGGGTCGTTTTTAATGCAAGTGCGCCGACCAGCTCCGGCTTGTCCTTTAACGACATCCAGATGGTCGGGCCCACAATACAAAGTGACTTGCTTTCTATACTTCTACGATTTCGGCAACACCGCTATGTCATGGCAGGTGACATTGAAAAAATGTACAGACAGGTGCTCGTCAATGAAAATCAACGTCACCTGCAGCAAATAATTTGGCGTGACGATCCTTCTAAGCCCCTCCAGACGTATGCTTTAAACACAGTCACATATGGCACAGCCTCAGCCCCGTTCTTGTCTGTTCGTTGCCTTAAGCAAATTGCGGACGAATGTGACAATGAACTGGTGCGAAAGGTCATTAGTGAAGACTGCTATGTCGACGATCTGTTGACGGGGCAAGAGACTGCCGAGAGTCTCTTAGAACTTCGTGCTCAGATTTCAAGGGAACTGGCGTCGGGTTGTTTTAATCTAAGAAAATTCCGATCGAACCTTCCAACATGTAGCGATGCTACTGACAGTAATAGCGTTTGTTCGACCATTGTCGATTTGAGCGAGCACGAACAATCAAAAACTTTGGGCCTAAGTTGGTCTCCATTAGACGATGTTCTACAATTCGACATTAAGACTGATCCCACTCCAGATGTCACCAAGAGAGTGATCCTATCCACAATATCTCAAGTTTTTGACCCTCTTGGGCTATTAAGTATTTTCATTATTGTCGGTAAAGTCATTCTCCAGAAACTCTGGTTACTCAAAGTGAGTTGGGATAGTCCGTTACCTCCAGACATCGTCAAGTCCTGGCTTAAGTTTGTACTCGACTTAAACCACCTGCAGAAACTCAAGATACCACGGTACGTGGTGTGCGAAAACGCAAGCAACATACAACTACACGTTTTTTGCGATGCATCGAAAGATGCCTATGGCGCTTGCGTTTACGTTAGGTCTGTAGATTCGTTTGGTAACGTAAGGGTTCGTCTTCTGTGTTCCAAAACGCGCGTTGCGCCAATAAAGGCAGTAACGATCCCGCGTCTTGAACTTTGCGGCTCTTTGGTGGCTGCTAAGCTCTTGGAAAAGGTTCTGCGAACCACGCGGCTACACGTAGACAGTTGTTTTCTGTGGACAGACTCAGCTGTGGTCTTAGGCTGGCTCAAAACGCCGCCTAACAGACTAAAGCCATTTGTTAAAAATCGCGTAGCCGACATACAAGAGATGACCAAATCACATTTCTGGCGTCATGTGCCCACTGCATGCAACCCTGCGGATTTATTGAGTAGAGGTGTCAGTGCTGCACAAAGTGACAAGTTAGACTTTTGGTTCAGTGGACCCAAATTCTTGCTAGAATCTGAAGATTCGTGGCCTAATAAATCTTTTGATCAGGGCCAATCGGAATTGCCAGAAGTGCGATCAAATGTGACGTCAGTAACTGTCAAACAAAACGAATTGTTTCCGTTTGCACGTTTCTCGAGCCTGCGTAAACTTAAAAATATCATGGCATATGTACAACGTTTCATTGCCAACtgcaaaaataaagttaaagtAAAAGGCACTTTGTCCTTGTCTGAAAAACAATGTGCACTCGATTCATTGATAAAATTGTCCCAAATGGAATCATTTGATGAGTATGATATTTTAGTAAAGGGTAAAGCATTACCTCCAAAAAATAAACTGTTATCTTTGAGCCCATTTATTGACGAAAAGGGTCTACTTAGAGTAGGTGGtagacttaaaaacagcaattTCACATTCGAAAGGAAACATCCTATCTTACTCGTAGCCAAACATATTCTAACTAAGCTAATATTTCGGTTCGAACATATACGTTTAATGCACACAGGAGCTCAAAATTTGCTGACTTCAATTCATGAAGAATTTTGGCCTATCGGGGGCCGTAATTTGGCTCGATCTATTGTCCACAATTGCCAGCGTTGCTTTCGTCTTAACGCACAAGCAGCCCGTCCGATGATGGGTAATTTACCTGAGCAGCGCCTTCAGCCTGGCTATCCATTCCAGACTACAGGAATGGATTACGCTGGTCCTGTATTAGCACTTAATAAGAGAGGTCGTGGAAGCAGGTTAGAAAAGGTGTATATCGTCATATTTATCTGTTTCACCACCAAATGCGTTCATCTTGAACTCGTCAGTTCTTTATGCAAAGACTCCTTTCTAGCTACGCTGCGTCGATTCATTGCTAGACGATCTAAACCTGCTACCTTATACTCCGATAACGGAACTCAGTTCGTGGGAGCACGAAATGAGCTTTATAAGTTCCTCAATGATAATGCTAGTTCCATAACTGATGAAATGTCTAATGAGCGTATAGATTTCAAATTCATACCTGCTTACGCTGCTCATATGGCCGGTTTATGGGAAGccaatataaaatgtataaaagcCCATTTGCATCGGGTGTTAGGGAACGCACACTTAGTTTTTGAAGACCTTTATACCGTTTTAGTCCAAATTGAGGCCATACTTAATTCGCGTCCCTTATCCCCACTATCGACTGACCCACATGACATGAGACCTTTAACTCCGGGGCACTTTTTGGTAGGACGACCGATGACTGCTTTGCCTTCGCCTATGCTTGTGGACATGAACCAAAACCGTCTCACTCGTTTTGAAAGGCTGGAGCAGTTACGCCAACACTTTTGGGCCAGGTGGCACAAAGAGTACATTAACGAACTTCAACAACGCACCAAGTGGCGCACCTCAAAGGGCAAGCAACTGAAAAAGGGATCATTAGTCCTCATCAAAGAAGATGGACTCCCGCCGATGAAATGGCGACTGGGGCGCATCACTGAGATTTATCCAGGGAGCGACGGAATCGCCAGGGTCGCGGATATCAACACCGCCAGAGGAGTGATACGCCGTGGCTTCAACCGCATCTGCCCGTTGCCCACAGCTGACGACGAGTTGAAAGTCAACCCTTTCAACGCCGGGGGGCATGTTCGGGATTATTCGGATGTCCTCCCCGCCTCTTAGAGGACAACGGCCATCGCTGCATCTCCAGAATGCATACGACACTGACGCGCTCGCACGTACTTGCGTCCTTCTTAATTTTAAACCAAaatcatgtaatttaattacttactacGATTAAACGCATGTCAAGAATGCAATTTTTTATTGAAGAAAGTATCAACCATAGGCCTTGATTCTGACCGAACCAATCGTCGTGTCGTATTTTGGTCCAGTAGTTTGCGACTAGCTTTTTACGTTGCGAGCGCCCTTAAATTTCTTCATATGGCAATCTTGAACATCTGTGTCAAACTGACAGTGACATTAATGTTTCGTAAAGATTCGGGACACAAAATATACtgtgtttttaatagtttttatcCAATTTGatactataaattaaattataactattgttttatacCACCCACGGAttagaaataattttaaagtaatgTCTGACTCCGAGGAATCAGATACGTTTAATGAGGAGCCAGTCAGGTCTTTTCATGATATTCACGACGAAATAGAAAGATGCAAGAAAAACCCGGCAACTTCGGGTATGTTTGTGTCTGGGTGGGATGATGCAGATGAAGGCGTGGAAGAAGTAAAGGATCCGAAAGGTAGGCTTTAGTTTTACCACTTTTATTACTTAATATCGCAAAACAGGCTTTGGCTTTGTTTCTTGAAACACTaactaaaatatttgtttatagaGAAAACTGCATTTATTTCCAAAAGAACTACGAATGCGAAAGCGCGCTGAGTCTTAAATTTAagctcaataaaataaaatattttaggatCTGTAACACATTCTCTGACTTCTCTGTAGTCAATTTTTGCTCAGATACATTACATGTATACTTATGgaaaatttccttttttttttcagctaATCCTGTTGACCATGTTCTATGGGCTGCTGAAAATGCTGACATTGCAGCCCTCAAAGAACTATTAGCTGCTCAACCAGATCTAATCAATGCTAAAGACATCAATCTGTACACTCCTCTCCACCGGGCTGCCTATGGAAACCATGTGACTACCATAACATATCTGTTGAGTGTTGGTGCTAAGTTAGATGCTAAAACTGAGTTCGGCTGGACACCGCTGCATTCAGCTGCTAATTGGAATAATTACTGGGTTGTTGCAAGACTGCTGGCAGCTGGTGCTGATCCAGCTGCAGTGTCCGAAGGAGGTAAAAAACTGATCAATCAGAattcttaaatttaatttcAGCACTGCATTCTCAGTATTTACAATAGATTGGTGACATAGTTATTATGCTTTTAAAAAGGTCCACACAGAACAAGCAGCACCCTGAGATGAATCAATATTGCatgaaaaaattactatttttatttggttttcttcaagaccttttaaaaaaacttcagTCCCAATAAtgattgggactatttcgccagtggcaaggtgatatgagctaatattaattagtgattttggtacggtaagtacgacagtgtacggtgagttagcacttgtaaattgatagctagattttacaagagcatgTGGACTACcagccgttgacgacaaaaaagaggctaaacgcgtttcgagattaattcttcatcagcttctcactacaacattagtttactgcataataagctatcgatattacactttaaacaacattagtgagcaaaagaaaaagaaattattcacgactcgagaccgctaagatggcgctcaAACCAGAAGAAAAAAAAGTCTATTACCTAAAAATTCATAGTTTCAATGACAGTGCAATTGGAAACTTTTTCTGTGTTCATTTAAGATGTTAGGCTCATTATCCTAATAATTTTAATGAGTAAGAGCGAGATTTTTGCTGTGGGTCGAAAACTCAGTTGGCCTATAGTGTTACAGAGCAACTTGATTAGATATTAGCATATTAGATGTATTGAGGAATTATTACATATGTTAATAAGATATAAGATAAAAAAGAAGACATTTAGCAAgagctaaaaaaatatttcttttgcaTACCAAAGAAGAATTTTTATATCAGTAACAAAAATATCTTCTGATTTCAGACCAAACACCATTACATTTGGCAGCAGCAAAAAGTCACAGTAAATCTACTATCATCACATTACTCTTTCAAGATAACAGCGTGGAGGTGGCTCAGATGGTCAATAATGTTGGAGAAAAACCAGAAGAATTAGCTCGTGGGCATGGCATATATGCTCCACTGTTTGAAATGGTTATGCCTGCAGCTTCTTATATTAAATCAATTGGATTCACTTGCAATCCCTATTTAAGGATAGAAAAATCATCAGAACTGGAATGAGGGCAAATGATAAGTATGTAATTACACGGTACATTTATTTTCATACTAAGCATATGTAACCATAACTATGTTAATGATATTAACAAGTATTAATGATTTACCCAACACAATTTTGAGATTTCAAAGAACTATCCTTGTTAAAAGTaattgataaatatttttcataattataaaaatactagcaTGACATTCACAATTAAAAGATTATAAGGAACTTAAGTATGTATAGTTACAAACCGTTGTTTTTTACTAAACTTCTTTTACACCAGGGCAAGTCATAATGCACCTAGGTCACTTTTTCTTAAGAATGTCACGCATACATGTTCATGCAAAtcatacatttaaatttatataaaatcacTACTATATGTGTATGTTGTCTTATACTTAGGACAAAAAAAGATTATGAAATAGCAGGCTGTTCTGCTAATTCAAAAAAGCAAacgttttgttcttattagcaccttacattattaaaacatacctacattatttttACCAGATATAGTAGAAATCTTGCTAAAGTATAGGCAcacagtaaaaataaatataatttatgtatTTTGACTCTTTCCATAAGATCGACTTGCCATAGTTTCTAAAACATGCATAGCACCAGGTACAAGGTATGTTTCAGTTTGTAAATTCTTTAAGCTAGCTATCAGATTTCTTCGATCAATTTtttgcaattctgacaatattTGTCTTGATTCTGTGGTCATgtatggcaataacaggcaaccTATACCAAAACATTTACACCTTATACAATTTTTCCATATTTCAATTAGATCTGCATCTCTTATTACTGGACAAACTGGTAATAAATTAACTGCGTTTAAGCATTTCGATCTCTGACGTTCTGTAATAGGATAGTCAGCCTGCTGGAAAGGCGATAAGAGAATAGTTCGCCAGGCGTCGCATACAGTCTTGTCTGTTGCAGATGACATCTTTAATAACAAAGGAACTAATTTATCGTAAAGTCCAGCACGCAACATCGAAGGAATTACTTtctgaattattttaatattcccATACCTCCACGCGAGCTCCCCTGTTATTTTTAAACCTTCCACGTTTCCTCCAACTGCTTGTAGTAATTGATCAAGTGCTCCAAGTTTATCATTCATAAACGTGGCAACGATCCAAGGCATGTCAATATGTTCGAGATTAACAATGTATAACAATTCTAAAAGGGTGTTCCAAAGGGAGTCCCGCTCCCTGTTGGTGACTTTTGATGCTGTGTCAGAGTCTATAATGCTCATAAGGCATTGGAGCGCTCTcaattttttacttttattataatCGTTTTCGTCATCGAGTGCAATGCGAGATAGATAAATGGCTCCCATTTTAGGACAAGTAGCTTTCAGTATATATTTAGCGGTCGTCAAGTCTTTATTGTCAAGTCCAAAACTAGTTTTATTTCTGTTTTCCTCTTTCgatttttctaaaatattttctaaaatttCTATACGAATAGAGCTGATGTTGATGCCATTTTTGTCAGCGATTTCGTTTGCAGCCCGATTTATATCGTGCCGAGAAATCTTTTCAACGAAGTTTGGATGCAAATAAAGATTTCGAATAAGTTGCGTTGGCTCTGTCGATAGTCGAACAAATTCTTCACATGCCCATTCCACCTTATGCAAAATATGTCTCGTTGAAAGAGTGGAATGCAGACGCTCCATTTGCTGTACCGCTCGATTGCCAGGCTGGACAGCAGACCAGCGTTGAGCAAATTGGTAACACAACTGCGCAGCTGCCACTTGGTCTGCCCCACGAGCACAACCTTGAAGAACGTAAAAGAGGCACGCTCCTGCCCATTCCATATTAGCTATATGCTTCACACATCTGTGTGCCGCTCGGAGCAGA includes the following:
- the LOC125225317 gene encoding ankyrin repeat domain-containing protein 49-like, coding for MSDSEESDTFNEEPVRSFHDIHDEIERCKKNPATSGMFVSGWDDADEGVEEVKDPKANPVDHVLWAAENADIAALKELLAAQPDLINAKDINLYTPLHRAAYGNHVTTITYLLSVGAKLDAKTEFGWTPLHSAANWNNYWVVARLLAAGADPAAVSEGDQTPLHLAAAKSHSKSTIITLLFQDNSVEVAQMVNNVGEKPEELARGHGIYAPLFEMVMPAASYIKSIGFTCNPYLRIEKSSELE